gtTCCCTCCTCCTGATTTCAATCTGTCATGACTCAGGATTATATATGGTCCTTCTGGGATAAACTGTCCATCCACATCAGCATTCTACCCCCTATAATGTAATTAAAAGATGTCCAAGAATAGGGTAGTTCTAGAGAAGAGAGAGCAATATCATTGTGAAAGTCTAAATTAGCTACATCTATGGACAAAATCTGGAAGCAACCAACACACATTTTATGGCTATTTTGGGTGAAACAGAAAAACTTATATTTAATTGACAAATTATTTAGTTCCCAATTAGAGAAGTTGATTAGGAAAAAATCGAGTTTTCTCCTCAGAGGCATTTTCTCATCCGAATGGATAGAAACTTCCAAGAACTGAAAACTGGTGACTAGAAGAAAGTAAAGTTTCTCAACGATTTTGAAAAttcccaaaagagaaaaagaatttaagattGACTTGCCTTCAATCATACATTAAAGTGTATGTCATATATAAAATGCTGTCATTTTATATAACTGAGAATCAAATGTATGAATCCTATTAACCAGGGGAAAGAGAATATTTCCTTTCACTGATGAAGCACTTTATAGAGATGTTTGAATCTGGCTCTTTTAGTCggatcttttttcttcttttcatacgTAGCTGAATTttcagtaagagaagaaaaaggcaaagaactgTGATCAAGACTTCTCTTTATTTACCCAGGCTTAGTCCTGGGTAGTGTGAGAACTAGGGAAGTATTCTCTGTAAGGTATAGaaggcagggtttttttttgttttttgtttttccaatatGGTATACGACCTAGGACTAAAGATGGAGGGGCTAAATGCTGAGCATTCATTTATACCCAGAACACAAAAGAATGGATACTATTAATAACTTAGTTGGTTGATCCATTGAATTCATATATTGTTGAGAAAGTGAACAGAATTTAGTAAAGCCAGAAAAGATCCTCTGAACTAAATTTGAAGATCAGAAGTAATTACACCTTAGTCTTGTTTcaatattgcttttatttctgggctgttgaagaccttttactcttttatttgaaGACAATGTTCAAAAACCTCTTTATCTGGATATTAAGTACAGGATGAAGGGGGCACCATATGTATAGTACTATCTATTGTGGCCACTTTTTGGAATTCCCATACTGAAAGTCTGGTACAGGGTGAAAGGGATGGCTTCCCGTGCTAATGATAATTTTTAGTAGTCTTCTATGAGGACTAATAAGTTCATTACTGTGAATTATTTCCAAATCGATCTCTaatattctaattttcaaaaagtaagcaaaattaaaatggcccctccccccaaacacacTAGACTCTAAGGAACTTGTTGGTagagtgtgtttgtgttttattcaGATAGCACAATGTGTCacacatagtagatgcttgaATAACATTTGTTGCatgagtaattttaaaaaaatacttgggaaGTCAGCGAATTTTTCAAGGACTTGTTTACTTGAAACTTATCTGCATGCTGAAATTCCAAAGAACTAGCTACATTCAGAAAGGGCCAGggctttagaattctttttttttttttaagattttatttatttgacagagagagagacagctggtgagagagggaacacaagcagggggagtgggataggaagaagcaggctcccagtggaggaccctgatgtggggctcgatcccaggaccctgggatcacaccctgacctgaaggcagacccttaacgactgagccacccaggcgcccctagaattctGATCTCCATAGAGCCAATATATTATTTACTGGTCTTCCTTCATTTGTTGAGATTTCTGGAAACTCAGAAttgtaaaataatgtattaatctCTCTTTGGGTTCCAGTTGCTCTTGCTCACATCCTTGATTTcagggataaagaagaaatgaaatgcaagTAATTTATAAAAGCAGTGTCAATTTCCCAGACCTTCTGTTCCTCAAATTAGCTTCCTGAAATTGGTATTTGAAGTCCCTGGCCTCTAGTAGGTTATTCTGTTGAACTTTAGTTAGTCTTCATGGtatcagaattaaaattttgCAAGATCTGAAAATCtttgaataaactttaaaatagccactgattaatttattttcaaaatgcaattcTAGGTACTGTGcactccttttcctctctgaaaacacataaattcataaataattcataacataaattcataaataattgaaatatttccTTGACATCCACTATTTTTCAACTCTTCaagcaaagaaatatttcaaacttttatgTAGGTTTGTTAAAAAACTAAACTGTACTCAAATACCAGTCATTAAAACTAGTGAAGCAAGTTAGTTAGCATACCTTTTATAAATCTTCCTTAAATATGGCTGCCTTGTAAatgaggacttaaaaaaaaaagtcagtttttctGCATATCCCGCTActcttattctttatttatacTGGCTTTTCAGAGTAGtttgctatatattttaaagctagAAGTCTGTTAGTTGTAATTCAGAGTTACTTTTATGTCTAATACTGATATTCTTAGCCAATAGTTTGGTTGAacacagattttttaatttaaacacattttcctcCTGTTCTTTTGGTATTTAACACTGTTGATCAAAAGTATGAAATCAGTATAGTTGTCATTCTTTTATCTGTAAacttctttattctattttttaaaagtaatctctgtgcccagcatggggctctaactcacgacccaagatcaagagtcatgtgctctacccactgagtcagccaggtgccccgtctttactctgtttttttttttaagatatttttttctttattcttgatgTGCTGGTACTTGCTAGGTCCCAACCTGAGATTTACCcaatatactgattttttttgtttcagtaactttagttttttttaacttccatttgGTCAGTTTTCACAACAACTTGTTTTTTCTATTCACaattgttatttccttcttttttgtttgaggAAAGTAAATGTCTTTTAAGTTCTTTCCATATTGTTCTGAATCTCTATTTCTTATGTATACGTTCTTTTATCTGTTGAGTCCATTTTTCACTCTGTCAGTCTTCCTCATTTGCTTGGTGATATTTTATTGGCAACTCATCCCCTTTTGGAGGTTTCCCTCATACCAGTACTGGTATTGGTAGTCTtgtggaagggggaaggaggagtctCAGGGCGGTTTCAGCCCCAGGCTCTGCAAATCCAAGCCTTAATTAAGAAGCTTATCTCAGCTCTGTCACAGGTAGAAGTTTGAGACCAACACCTAATGATGTATTTGATCTGGGTCCCAGTCTCCCTTGGACGGTCCTGCTCTGCATTTGCTCCGTGAGGCAAAATCACAGAGAAGGTCACCCTCTGCCTCTTGTTTGTCATGGTGATGGCTGAGGCTGTAGACATGGGAGCTAGTGGAGacattttttactttctaatcTACAGAGTAAACAAGCCGGTTTTGAGGAAAATCGAGTTGTAACTGAAGTAATTGATACATGGGAATTCCCTACAGGACAAAAAAGCAAGGTCTTGATTAATATGTGACAGTGTTGCACATGGTAGTGCTGGATGACCAAGAAAATGTGCTGCGGAGCTATCTTATATTATACACTGAGCTGGTGCCACACAGACAAGGTGGTAACCGGGATGGCAATCTGAGTAAAACTCAGGACTGTTTTATCAATGATTCAAAGCTTCATAGTACTTGATGTTTAGCAAGTGGGCCCACAACCTGGAAGTATGGAGGGCTGAAGCATATCTAGGCTCCCAAGTCACAGGCACAGCCAGGCACAAGCTACTGCTATTATTAAAGACTAGAAGTCACCTCTATTTGACAGGGTCTAGGACCTATCCCCACCTGACCTGTCATTCACGGAACCTCCACAGATGTTTACTCAGCTGGCAGGTTCTCTGTCCTCTTGAGCACTGAGATGACTCAGCCATCTTCCTCTTTCAATTCTCTGCTCCTGTTCAATGATATTCAGTTGTGGAGGATGAACAGGGAACCTTCAGTGGACTACTGCTCATAAGGCCATTTTTTTTGAGCATTTGGGGGATATCAACATCATTTGGACTTAGTTAAAGAACTATTAATGTGAGAGGTTTCTGACTGGAATGTCAGAGACGAATGGGTTCAGATTTCTGAAGTCAGTTGTCTCCAGCTAATATGGGCTGACTATGAGCTTTGATGAGAAACTCAACTTCTAAAACAATTGGtggtttataaaaaattaaaattgtattgtCTAAATATTGTCATTTTGAGGTGGGAGggtttttacctatttttttatctttagggAAATGGATTTTTTCATCCTAAATGTCTTATCCTATTCAagatttaatcagtaatcaaaaactttccATAAAGATAGGCCCAGAACTAGAATTCTACTGAATGGTTAAAGAATTAGCACCAGTCCTTCACAAATCCAATTATAAAAAGAGGAGCAGAGACATCTCCCAATTCATTCTATGGGGCCTGTATTATCATGAtgctaaaaccagacaaagataatacaagaaaataaaataatataccatatcccttatgaatatagatgcaaaaattctcaacaaaatattagcaaactaactccagcaacatataaaaaggattatataccatgaccaagtagaattCATTCCAGAAATTAAAGGTtggtttaacatatgaaaatcaatcagtgcaATACACCATATTACCATCTCaattaacacagaaaaatcacttgacaaaatccaataccttttcatgataaaaaacactcaataaaccaggaagaATAAGGAATGTCCTCAACCTGATTAAGGACAACTATAAAACCCACAGTTAActtcatatttaatggtgaaggACTTTCTCCCTAAGATGAGGAACAAACAAGGATGTCTCCTCTGACTGCTTTATTTAATATTGTACTGGAACTGTAGCCAGGGCAAtaaggtgagaaaaagaaaatagttcagATTGGAAATGAAGAAGTTAAAGTAtatttgtggatgacatgatcttgaataaaaattttaaatcctacagaggggcgcctgggtggctcaattggttgaacatccaactcttgatttcagctcaggtcgtgatctcagggtcctgggatagagccccacatagggctcctggctcagtggagagactgcttccttgctctcgccctctgcccctcccccgcccctccccctacccctgcttatgcgcacactctctaaataaataaataatctttaaaaatcaatcgaaaactgaaatgaaaacaattctaCTTATGAtagcatcaaagagaataaagtgcttaggaacaaatttaagaaaagaagtgCAAGACTTTACACTGAGCACAACCAAACAtcattgaaagacattaaagaagacctaagtaaatggaaagtgttcatggattgaaagactcaatattgttgaGATGGTGATACCTCCCAAATTGgtctgcagattcaatgcaatccctatcagaatcccagcaggctttttttgttgttgtttcagaaATTGGGAAATCGACCTTAAAagtcatatggaaatgcaagggacccagaagagccaaaataatcttgaaaaagaacaacagagtTGGAGGACTCATACTTCCTGAGTTTAAAGTTAGATATTAGATTTTGAACATTTCGATACATTAAACATACAAATACTATCTTTTCATTTAGAATGTTCTAcaagaaattattagaaattatcttAGATGCCATCATAAATTTCTTTAGCCAAATTCTCATCATTCAGATATCTCCtttcaaaatttgcatttcaataaaggtgatttatttatttatttatttatttatttatttatttatttattatttattggagagagtgaACACGAGACTGTgaacagggagcagcagagggagaggggagagagaatcttaagctggctgcacacttagcatggagcccagtgctgggctcagactcaggaccctgagatcatgagctgagccgaaatcaagagttggatgctcaccGAATGagcccccaggtgtcccaataaatgtgatttttaaaaatatcttacagGTTTAGTTTGGAATTTTAACTGATATTACATTTTAGTTTGCTTTCACCAGTGAGCAGTATTGTTTGCTTTATAGTTATTTCACTCAAATGGCCAGCCTGATGTATCTAATTTATCTATCTAGTAGAAGAACTCAAAAATTTGTAAGAATTTCTGACAAAATCCACACGCCATCAATATGAACCAATTGTTAATGTtagtttaatattttgaaataatactaTTGAAGTGTGATTTAAGGAGCTAAAAATACTAGTTAAAATCTAATTCCTATTTCACCAATTAATCTTTCTCTCAACAATTAGTTTAATTTCCCTCTACTATCCCTCTTCACATTAAGAACAAAACAGCCCTCAAGTCATCATGAGGtttaaaaaacattcattcacttttttttaaacaagtgagAATATTCAAAACTTCAGAGTATGGACTTTGCATTTTGAACTTCTGGTCTACTTGTAttcaaattcctttaaaatgatttttattttttcttcaaggaaatttaaaattcttgcttATATTACACCAGGGAGGAATCAAAACTATCTCTCTCTTTGTATATTCAACATGGAAAAAATGCTTTGAATGTCATGCTTCAGGTCTGGTGAAAATTGTGTAAATTGTAGTCATATGAGTCCTTCAGAATGGAAAATGCAACTTTCCCAACTGGAATAGAATGGTTTTTCAGGTGATCATCCTTGATATCATTAACTCTTCCTCCATGCAGGTACAAcataatagatattttttctaagtttagcagtttttttggggggaataaTCCATGATGTAAGACTGCCCTCTTAGGttgtctttcttgtttttaactttatacCCTAATAACATTTCAAAAGATCCATACATAGGTATCTTTTTCTTCAGTAATCAAGGCTACAGGGAATTCATGATAtatatcactcttttttttttttacctaattaaTGATCTCAACAAAACACTACCAGTTTCCCTTCCAATTTCTAAGTTGTGTAAGCACCTGTTTTTGCTGGTATCTATCTCTAAAGGCAGACAGaccattttaaaagttcttatatTAATTGCAAACTTGAACACAAATATATCACCTGTGATATCTCTGTAACCAAGGCAAGGCTGAAGTTTGGATCTAAATTATCTAAAAAGTTGTTCACTTCTCCAATTCCACTTATGTGGGTAAGAGAATAGATTCTGGAGCCACACTGTAACGGTGTGAATCCTAGCTTTACCATTTCATATGATGTGTGATTATGGGCAGGTTATTTAAACTCtctatgcctcaatttcttcatctataaaacgtGGCTAATAAGAGTGTCTACCTTGTAGGATTGTTGGGGGATAAAATGAACTAATATGTGGAAATGCTTAGAATAATATCTAGCATATAATTGCACATATGCATTAATATTATCtaaatttcatttgctttgggttgacaaaaaaactgaaaagaactgATTTGCAACATTATTTCAATGTCAACATataggaataaataaacaaaatgtagtttaagttttgttttgaacACTTCAACTTGAATCTAACTAGAGCTTGGTTATTATATTATAAACagtttgctcttttgttttgccCAGggtatttgttttccatttatatctaaaataatatttttgccttttgctcttttcagtgttttatcattttttatttcacttaatggtcatatatattgtatttacCTCTGATTTGCCTTAAATGTGAAAGAATTCTAAAGTGTATTAATGTTATTATTGCCATTGCTATGACTCTTATAGGAATTAATTACTAGAACTAAAATCAAAGTAAATTTAATTGAATAGTACTTAGCATGTATTATACTTTGagaattctgtttattttcagaCATGTTCATGGCTGAATATATGATCTGGCAGTAATCTTcatatataaatagaaacatgATCATTAGAAtggattaatttatttgtttgacattCTTTAATGACTACCATAATCCAAGCttctttcaagaatattttttctggggtgcctgggtggcttagttgttaagcgtctgccttccgctcagggcgtgatcccagtgttctgggatcgagccccacatcgggctcctcccctgggagcctgcctcttcctctcccactctctgtgcttgtattccctctctcgctggctgtctctatcaaataaataaataaaatctttaaaaaaataaataaaataaaatctttaaaaaatatttttctatactttctgTCACTCtcagaatttaaatattaatgcttttaaaataattcattcaacatgaattataatttattaagttaactaagtaattaaataaaatagcaagaTATTTAAAGAGGGGAAATCCTGTATGTGCCAAGATAAATGGTACTCTACTCAATACACTCAATATACTAATTGTAACCGAGAATCTGCTTAACTGTATCTCAGTTAACTTACTATATCAGGGTGATCACAATGGCTGAACACTGTGCTGgaatccattttataaataagtctCTCCTCTTTATGATATATGAATAGACAAGGCCTGAGGCACCCTTTGCTCacaaattaaaatgctttaaatcaGGGCTTCTTATTTTGCCCAAATCAGCTGGTTGAAGAATATGGTATCTGGGATACAAAGGATGAATGCAGTAAGAAGTAAACTTGCTCTAAATAAGTTTAAGCTTAAAGCCTTtactttaacaaaattttatgatttttacttacttgattttgtttttatattattctgaTAATAGCCCATTAATCAAGTCCTTATCaccctctgagcttcagtttccttgtctgtaaaaccCCTTGCATTTGCTCTCCAGGTCTAAGAATCTGACTCTAATATGTTTGATTTCCTTCTAAATTTAATGCGGGTTTACACTGTAAAAGGACTCATAACAAAGCAAGATGCCTCTTCATTCAACTATACTACTGTTTGTATAGCAGCGTAGGGACAGAgaaagtttctttgaaaaatagtcTCCCTGAGACCATGTGATAGCGAGCACCTTAACAAACTTTGCATCATCATAAATTCCTCACATACttggaaataaacaaatattaactattatgatttataattttataagaatttatctCCCCTGGTTAGACTACATAAAGGGGAAATGGAGTTCTTTGAAGTTCCACTAATTAGAGTGTGGGGAGACCAGGGTATCCTCCTGATTTGCGCTCACAGTTACTGTAGCTCATGCAATATGAGGAAGTAACCTTATAAATTATGCAAgttaatggaattaaaattttgtgaaagttctatacactttaaaaaatagcttgCCTTTGGACACTTCCAAAATATGCTTTGACGTGAGAATATTAATTTCTCAATCAAGACGCAGGGTGGCGCTGCAGGCTAAGGTTGTGAATACAGAGCCCTAAAAAGCTCGCGTATTCCTTTGTTGCAAAAGGAATCAAAAATACACGAGAGGAGCTTTGTCAGCCGTGCTGGGTTACCAGCGAGTTTGGACTGCGGTATACTAAACGAATTTTAAGATTAAAGGCAACTTTTTGAGGACTCTACCAAACAAGAAATCATAATTTAATACCTCTGTGGGTGCCAGAAGGGATTGGATGTAAGCACCGGGTCTCCAACATGGAGACGCTAGAGAGAATTCAACCAAACAGGCAAGTGATGGTCTTTATTTTGATGGCGTTCTTGTCTCCGGCTCTTGCTGAGCCTATTCGTTATTCTGtaatggaagaaacagagagtGGCTCCTTTGTAGCCCATCTGACCAAGGATCTGGGCCTGGGAATCAGGGACCTGGCCTCCCGGTCAGCCCGGGTGGTGTCTGACGATGACAAGCAGTGCTTGCAGCTGGATCGTCAGACTGGAGATTTGCTTTTGAGGGAGAAACTAGACAGGGAAGAGCTATGTGGCCCTACTGAACCGTGTGTACTGCATTTCCAAGTGTTCCTAGAAAAGCCGGTTCAATTTTTTGAAGGCGAATTATCAATCCAGGACGTAAATGACCACTCCCCGGTATTCCCAACTGGGGAAATGCTCTTGAAAATACCGGAAAACAGCCAGCCAGGGACTCTGTTTCCCTTGAAATTAGCTCAGGATTTGGATGTGGGCAGCAATGGTCTTCAAAAATACACTATCAGCCCCAATTCTCATTTTCATGTTCTGACTCGAAATCATAGTGACGGCAAGAAATACCCAGATTTGGTGCAGGACAAAGCGCTGGATCGAGAGGAGCGGCCTGAGTTCAGCTTAACCCTCACTGCGCTGGATGGTGGGTCTCCACCTAAGTCTGGCACCACCACAGTGCGGATCCTGATCATGGACGTCAATGACAATGCTCCGGAGTTTGTGCACACCCCGTATAAGGTGCGGGTCTTGGAAAACAGCCCACTAGGCTCCCCAGTACTTAGTGTCTCCGCTAGAGATGTAGATGATGGAAACTTCGGGAGTGTTTCCTATGGCTTGTTCCAGGCATCAGATGAAATTAAACAAACTTTCTCAATAAATGAAGTCACAGGAGAAATCCGACTGACAAAGAAACTGGATTTTGAACAAATTAAATCTTACCACGTGGAAATTGAAGCTATAGACGGGGGAGGCCTTTCTGGAAAATGCACCGTCGTCATAGATGTGGTGGATGTGAACGACAACGCCCCTGAACTTACCATATCTTCACTCACCAGCTCCGTACCAGAAAATGCTCCTGAGACTGTAGTCTCTATCTTCAGAATTCGAGATCGAGACTCTGGAGACAATGGAAAGATGATTTGCTCTATACCAGATAATCTGCCATTCCTTCTGAAACCGACTTTCAAGAATTTCTACACCCTGGTAACAGAAAGCCCCCTCGACAGAGAAAGCCAGGCCGAGTAcaacatcaccatcaccgtcaccgACCTGGGGACCCCCAGGCTGAAAACCCAGCACAACTTAAGCGTGACGGTGTCCGACGTACGACAACGCCCCCGCCTTCAGCCAAAGCTCCTACACCCTGCGGGTCCGCGAGAACAACAGCCCCGCCCTGCACATCGGCAGCGTGAGCGCCACCGACAGAGACGCGGGCGCCAACGCCCAGGTCACCTACtcgctgctgctgccgccccacGACCCGCACCTGCCCCTGGCCTCGCTGGTGTCCATCAACGCGGACAACGGGCAGCTGTTCGCGCTCAGGGCGCTGGATTACGAGGCGCTGCAGGCGTTCGAGTTCGGCGTGCGCGCGGCCGACCGCGGCTCGCCCGCGCTCAGCAGCCAGGCGCTGGTGCGCGTGCTGGTGGTGGACGACAACGACAACGCGCCCTTCGTGCTGTACCCGCTGCAGAACGGCTCGGCGCCCTGCACCGAGCTGGTGCCCAGGGCGGCCGAGGCGGGCTACCTGGTGACCAAGGTGGTGGCGGTGGACGGCGACTCGGGCCAGAACGCCTGGCTGTCGTACCAGCTGCTCAAGGCCACGGAGCCCGGGCTGTTCGGCGTGTGGGCGCACAACGGCGAGGTGCGCACGGCCCGGCTGCTGAGCGAGCGCGACGCCGTCAAGCACAGGCTGCTGGTGCTGGTCAAGGACAATGGCGAGCCGCCGCTGTCGGCCAGCGTCACGCTGCACGTGCTGCTGGTGGACGGCTTCTCGCAGCCCTACCTGCCGCTGCCGGACGTGGCGGCGGCCGAGGCCCGGGCCGACCCGCTCACCGTCTACTTGGTCATCGCCTTGGCGTCGGTGTCGTCGCTCTTCCTGGTGTCGGTGCTGGTGTTCGTGGCGGTGCGGCTGTGCAGGAGGAGCCGGGCGGCGTCGGGGGGCGGCTGCGCGGTGCCCGAGGGCCCGTTTGCGGGCCACCTGGTGGACGTCAGCGGCACGGGGACCCTGTCCCACAGCTACCAGTATGACATGCGTCTGACGGGAGTTCCTAGGACTGGTGAGTTCAAATTCTTGAAGCCAGTATTTCCCAATCTCTTGATTGAGGACATtgagagagaaattgaaaaaaaccccaactgcAGGAATAGCTTTGTATTCAGTTAAAGAGTGTATTTGGTTAAGTCAGCCTCTCCTTAATTTTGACAAACCTAACTCCCTTTACAATgcctttcttttaagaaattctgTTGTCTAAATATGTATATCTCTATTCCAAACCTATGCATGTCCCTGATTGTGCtaaatttcccttcttttattaatattcattGGACTTAGCATTTTCACTTACACTGATTATGGAGTATGTATATTCTCCATATTTGACCTTTTCCTCATGATTAATCTGTCCATAACTATAAATTACTCAAGTAgtttaagaagaaatttttatttacatcaaCTCCTTGCTGTCTTAAAGCTTTTAtgtaattttgcatttctatgtatttgtggtgTTTGTCTTTACCATCACCTTTATCTTTAGAGTGTTTGAAATTCTTTTAGCTACGTAGGACTTTTTGACTGTCCTCCAGGCTATGCCCCTGGAAAGCCATGAGCATGTAACTTAACCTACGTGTTTCTCTGAAATTGTACAGGAACATGCactttgattaaaatattaaaacactacAATTGTGACTTCCTAATGTGAACACCATACatgctagaatttaaaaaaaattttgattgcTACTTACCTAGCATACTGTATGTGTTCTGTAAACACtaatactaaatttaaaaaattattttcatttataagtaATTATTGAAAATCTATCATTTGGCATCATGCTCACTAACCAAAACTAAATCACTGCTTGATAAAATCCTTTAAAGCAATTTCATACCTTAAATGAACCTTAAATCCTTTCAAAGGATTCAAGATATGAAGGATATCATATCTTCCTTGTCCTTCCTTTTGCCCTATAAATAGAAGTTCAAGTGAAATTTAATGtgtatgtttgttttggttttcttgcaGCTTCTCCCCACTTTTCAAAAGAGTCAGAGAATTTCTTCTGAGTTTCGGTTATTCCATTCAGGTCTATTCAAGGTTATTGGGTGATAGGAGGTTTTCACTTTAAATTACTTTGCAGACATGAACATCCTTTAtcaacaaaataatgttttatttttgatgtccAAGTTATCTTCTGTTCAATGTAGCTTTGAGgtgttttatgtaaatttactTTATCAATTATGCTAaactttcatttataagaaataagcATTATGTTGTCATTTTGGACAATAGGATATAAGTGTAAAACCTCTTAGTTGAACTTTTGACACAATGTGATCAATTGAAGAGCTTGCTTTataatctaaatatttatttttaaatatcaaggaTCATACTGGCATTTAATTATTTGTACTTAAccctaaattactttttttccctaaggatataataatgacataaaaaggaaaattactggTTAAGTTATtcttgaaacataatttttagtcTTCAGTCTAAAAATTGAaatgaggggggcgcctgggtagtgcagtcgttaagcgtctgccttcggctcagggcgtgatcccggcgttatgggatcgagccccacatcaggctccttggctgggagcctgcttcttcctctcccactccccctgctgtgttccctctctcgctggctgtctatctatgtcacatagataaataaaatcttaaaaaaaataaaataaaaattgaaatgagaaagtgataaaaatgagaacaaaattaaacacaagtATATTTAGACAAAAATATGGTAGTCAACTTTAATGACTACTCCATTTATTAGCAATTTAAATGAATAGCTTTTATATGT
The Ailuropoda melanoleuca isolate Jingjing chromosome 3, ASM200744v2, whole genome shotgun sequence DNA segment above includes these coding regions:
- the LOC100469050 gene encoding LOW QUALITY PROTEIN: protocadherin beta-4 (The sequence of the model RefSeq protein was modified relative to this genomic sequence to represent the inferred CDS: inserted 2 bases in 1 codon); the encoded protein is METLERIQPNRQVMVFILMAFLSPALAEPIRYSVMEETESGSFVAHLTKDLGLGIRDLASRSARVVSDDDKQCLQLDRQTGDLLLREKLDREELCGPTEPCVLHFQVFLEKPVQFFEGELSIQDVNDHSPVFPTGEMLLKIPENSQPGTLFPLKLAQDLDVGSNGLQKYTISPNSHFHVLTRNHSDGKKYPDLVQDKALDREERPEFSLTLTALDGGSPPKSGTTTVRILIMDVNDNAPEFVHTPYKVRVLENSPLGSPVLSVSARDVDDGNFGSVSYGLFQASDEIKQTFSINEVTGEIRLTKKLDFEQIKSYHVEIEAIDGGGLSGKCTVVIDVVDVNDNAPELTISSLTSSVPENAPETVVSIFRIRDRDSGDNGKMICSIPDNLPFLLKPTFKNFYTLVTESPLDRESQAEYNITITVTDLGTPRLKTQHNLSVTVSDVXDNAPAFSQSSYTLRVRENNSPALHIGSVSATDRDAGANAQVTYSLLLPPHDPHLPLASLVSINADNGQLFALRALDYEALQAFEFGVRAADRGSPALSSQALVRVLVVDDNDNAPFVLYPLQNGSAPCTELVPRAAEAGYLVTKVVAVDGDSGQNAWLSYQLLKATEPGLFGVWAHNGEVRTARLLSERDAVKHRLLVLVKDNGEPPLSASVTLHVLLVDGFSQPYLPLPDVAAAEARADPLTVYLVIALASVSSLFLVSVLVFVAVRLCRRSRAASGGGCAVPEGPFAGHLVDVSGTGTLSHSYQYDMRLTGVPRTGEFKFLKPVFPNLLIEDIEREIEKNPNCRNSFVFS